The DNA sequence GGACACCCTCGAGCACCCCGACCAGCGCGACGCCCACGAAGGCCGCGACCGCGAGAGCGAACTCGATCCTGCTCATCCGGAACATCCGGACCATGCCGCTCACGTCGACCAGAGCGGTGGCGGCCACGATCACCACGGCGGCGAGCGTGGCGTCGGGGAGGTATGCGGTGACGCCCGGAGCCGCGAGCACGAAGCCCAGGACGGCGAGGGCCCCGACGACTCCGGCGAGTTGAGTCTTGGCCCCGGCCTGCTCGGCCACGGGGGTGCGTGACCCACTCGCCGAGATCGGGAAGCCGCTGAAGAGGCCGCCGGCGATATTGGCCACGCCGATTGCCTTCATCTCCGTGCTCCCGTTCACCTCTTCGCCGTGGCGGGCCGCGAACGTGCGAGAGAGGACACCGGTGTCGGCGAAAGCGATCAACGCGATGCCGGCCGCGGGCCCGACGAGTTCGACCACGTCCGACCAGTCGACTCCCCCGAACGACGGCAACGGCATGCCGTCGGGCAACGCGCCGACCATCCCGACGTCATCGGTGAGACCCAGGGCCGCTGAGACGATGATCGCTGCCACAACGGCCACGAGAACCCCTGGCACGCGGGGCATCCAGAGCCGGAAGGCGACGATGATCGCCAGTGAGCCGAAACCGATTGTGGCGGTGGCGAGGTCGATGCCGCCGCTGAGTGCGGCGTGCGCGGTCTCCCATCCCTGCTCGATCAGGTTGTCGGCATCGATGGAGAAGCCGAGCAGTTTCGGCAACTGGCCGACGACCACGATGAGCGCGATCGCGTTCAGATATCCGAGCCGGATCGGTTTCGACAGCAGGTCGGTGACAAACCCCAGCCTCAGGAACCCGGCGACGAGCAAGATGAGACCGACGAGGACAGCGA is a window from the Williamsia sp. DF01-3 genome containing:
- a CDS encoding SulP family inorganic anion transporter: MTDVFARLPGVATARQYRREWLRPDITAGLVLTALLIPAGMGYAEAAGLPAYAGLYATIVPLLAYAVVGPSKILVLGPDSSLAPLIAAAVAPLAVTGDPETALALAGILAVLVGLILLVAGFLRLGFVTDLLSKPIRLGYLNAIALIVVVGQLPKLLGFSIDADNLIEQGWETAHAALSGGIDLATATIGFGSLAIIVAFRLWMPRVPGVLVAVVAAIIVSAALGLTDDVGMVGALPDGMPLPSFGGVDWSDVVELVGPAAGIALIAFADTGVLSRTFAARHGEEVNGSTEMKAIGVANIAGGLFSGFPISASGSRTPVAEQAGAKTQLAGVVGALAVLGFVLAAPGVTAYLPDATLAAVVIVAATALVDVSGMVRMFRMSRIEFALAVAAFVGVALVGVLEGVLVAIGLSFVAVVARAWQPYRTELVQVADRPGFHDIARHPGGRRIPGLVLVRFDAPLFFANGGIFDDYVRSVVAAAHERVDWVIVAAEPVTGIDTTAVDELIDLDTYLASKGIRLVFAEMKGPMKDRLIRFGLGDRFGPDRFHPTIEAAVDAFRGREGR